In Notamacropus eugenii isolate mMacEug1 chromosome 1, mMacEug1.pri_v2, whole genome shotgun sequence, one genomic interval encodes:
- the LOC140520063 gene encoding WAP four-disulfide core domain protein 12-like isoform X2: MYGELTWEPGRPAQFLPLTLTLCIIPGKVKAGRCPIDNVRCFREDPPQCNRDQQCLKEQKCCYYRCGFKCVKPIGTKDPASSKPGKCPNGRCHMKGPQAPVRKIGSAQAP; this comes from the exons ATGTATGGAGAGCTGACctgggaaccaggaagacctgcacaatttctgcctctgacactcactcTCTGTATAATCCCtg GTAAAGTGAAAGCAGGGAGATGCCCCATAGACAACGTTCGCTGTTTCAGGGAAGATCCTCCACAGTGCAACAGAGATCAGCAGTGCCTCAAAGAACAGAAATGCTGCTATTATCGGTGTGGCTTCAAGTGCGTGAAGCCCATTGGGACCAAGGACCCAG CTTCTTCAAAACCAGGCAAGTGTCCAAATGGCCGATGCCACATGAAGGGCCCCCAAGCACCTGTAAGAAAGATTGGCAGTGCGCAGGCCCCCTGA